The DNA window tttttttttaaagattttatttatttatttgacagacagagatcacaagtaggcagagaggcaggcagagagagagagagagagagagagagaagcaggcttcctgcggagcagagagcccgatgcagggctagatcccaggaccctgagatcatgacccgagccgaaggcagcagcccaaaccactgagccacccaggcgccccagatcttaGACACTTTCAAACAccaagtaatttttttcccccatctcaaAACTTACACactttgaatatttatatttacaccATGGGTGATTATCTACCCACTTACTGTCGTTTAGTTCTGTATTCTCTAATCTTGTCCACGAAGAGTTTCTGTACAGGATCAAGTTCCTTATTAAATGCCACTGCTGTAACACCAATGTTCCTCCTCAAATGAACTGAGACCGCAGACCGAATGAGAGAGGACAACCCGAAGAGCCTTTGAAGAATCATGGTGATTCTGTTATTGAAAACAAGCACCGGAAtgttaatatagtttaaaatacgtatactttatatatatatgtgtgtgtgtgtgtgtgtgtatatatatatatatatataaaataaaaacacctctAAATATATCATATAGTGGGAATCTAACTCCATTAACTGCTACAGAACTCAATCGTAAATCATACCAGAACTCATGGAATGCTAAGTGCTCAAATCATAGTCTGTGGACCAGCAGTGGTATAAGAATTATTACGGAAACTTACAGAGCAATTTGACATAGTAAtatatatttgctgaataatAAATCAGTTTGTATTCTGTGGGTCTTCGCCCTACTGTCTTTCACCTCATTTTTTCAGTaactcatttttactttattcttccaaagtagctgcaagGGTTGGGGGAAAAATGATCCTCTACCACTAAGAGTTTAAGAAGCATTAAGAAGACTGTACAGTAACACAGTCGTTCTTGAGTAGGGGTGGCAGTATCCGGCAAGAGATATTTGAGTTTTGGTTGTCCTGACTTGGGTGTTGCTGGCCCCTAGTGGGTAAaggagagaacaaactgagggttgattcAGGTTGTTGGGTGGGGGGAaaggctagatgggtgatgggtaatatggagggcacttgttatAGTAAGTACTAGGTTGTATGaaagtgataaatcactgaaaCCACTATTGAACTGTTATGTTAaccggaatttaaataaaaattttgggggaaaaaaagaataccaaaagaACCCCCATAGTAAACAAAATATCCTTCACCTACCAGGATGAAAGCCAAGTATCTGAAGAAATTATAGAATTCACCATATATCACTTACACCTcatcaaagaaaaatacttaagacTCCAAGCAAACAACAAATAACCTTAAAGTGCTActtattatcatctccattttacatacacagaaactaaggcttagagaTTAAGTATGTGGCACAAGGTTACACAGTAGAATCTGACTGGACACAgacctattttataaaaattgtgcTTCACGGTACATTCTCCCCTCTGGAATCTTAAGGACATACGAACAGTCATCAGTAAGGTCACTTCAGCCCAAAATACTTTGTGGAATACTTCCATATATATTCTCTCCTCGTATGGGTGGGTGATACTGTTAAGAACCAGAGGAAAGTGGTCTGATCTTACAGATAATAAAACTACGTCTAAGAAAAATGATTACATTGCCCATTTTCCCAGTTAATTTGCTCTGACTCTTGCAAAAATTGTGTCATTCCTACTAGGTAaaacccattttcattttttcaatgtccatcactactgttttttttttttttaaagtaagttctataCCCAACGTGTGGGCTGAACGCCACACCAGGAGATGACGAGTTGCTCCACGGACTGAACTAGCCGGGCACCCCTCTATCACCATCTAAGTAGTAATGGCTCCCAAATCACAACTCTAATCTTGGCCTGTCTCTTCCCTTCATAAATCCTCAAATTCGActtgtctaaaaaataaataaataatctcactATCAAAacttgttccttaaaaaaaaaaaaaaggacgcctgggtggctcagtgggttaagtctctgccttcggctcaggtcatgatctcggggtcctgggatcgagtcccgcatcgggctccctgctcagcagggagcctgcttccctctctctctctctctgcctgcctctccatctacttgtgatttctctctgacaaataaataaacagaatcttgcggaaaaaaaaaaaaaaaaaaacaaaaaaacttgttccttttttattccctttttttcccgCTGATTAACGTAGGAGTGTCCACCATCAGTCCCGTCACGCAGAAAACACGTTATTACACAACTAGGTGTAAAATACAAACTGCGGTACGTTCTCTATTCAAACACTATGGGATGCCACGAGAACCGGTGACACGGATTTGACACAGGAAGACTGGAGAAGGCAACAGCAAAAAAGGGCACACATGCGCAGAGAACCTGTGGTGAAAGCGCCCGGTTCTGCAGCTGACCGAGACGGCGGACCGGCCAGCCATAGGTTAGTCCTCTCACCGCCTCTTCCGTGCATATCTCTGAGGTCAATCCACAACCCGCCTAGCCCGACCCGTTCTCTTCCCCCTTGCTGGAAACCCGGTTCTGTCCCGCCTGCGAACTGCGGCCTCACCCCTAGCTCAAGCACCCCCCTGATCCCCAGTCGGCATCCTGTTTCTTGGCGTTGAGGTGCAGGCCTGTGCTGGAAAGCGAGAGCGGAAAACAAAGCTGCACAATCAGCATTTTCAGGCAGGTGCAAACTGTTAAAGAGGACTACCACCCATTTCCCTCTTACGGTGCACATTCCGCTTTACATCGTGGGGCAACATTTCCCGCACTCCCCAGCAGGGCAGGCCCGGCTGCAGACCGGCCCTGAGGGAATGACCTTGGGCTGCCCCGGCTGGGCCGGGTGCCCAGGAAtccctggcctccctgcctcccgtACCACCCAGGGTTGCCTCAGAGCAACTATTGCCAGGCCCGAAGACCGAGTCTACCCCCAACTTCAAGGCCTAAAAGCGGCGAGATCAAAAGTGACC is part of the Mustela nigripes isolate SB6536 chromosome 2, MUSNIG.SB6536, whole genome shotgun sequence genome and encodes:
- the ATP5PF gene encoding ATP synthase-coupling factor 6, mitochondrial, whose product is MILQRLFGLSSLIRSAVSVHLRRNIGVTAVAFNKELDPVQKLFVDKIREYRTKRQASGGPVDTGPEYQQDLERELFKLKQMYGKADMNTFPDFKFEDPKFEVIEKPQS